The following coding sequences lie in one Megalodesulfovibrio gigas DSM 1382 = ATCC 19364 genomic window:
- the flgA gene encoding flagellar basal body P-ring formation chaperone FlgA, with product MRSSICIFILMLVLGLCAVGASQPVGGDTWRVVIKDAAVVEGEVVTLGDIGKPIGLVDQEIWRQLAVTPLFQSPSERGKPMFVQPDAIRQAVAKNLGAAASMVLVNKRLVLQRGGHVLDQETLKDVVVRTLTDFCAAMNTDVEFRELKGPEFIFVEDSSHRLDIQPSQATCQPGRIGFRIQEMTLDGRVAKGYTGSVFLDVWQEMVVAARPLSKGEPITADMLTAARKNASYAKTELWDANLQAGPWRLARSVGQGQPLTRGDVEPLPAVAKGAAVEMLFQGRYVTLRVPALAMGDGAVGDRILVKNTQSNRDVFATVRDARTVTVQ from the coding sequence ATGCGTTCGTCCATCTGCATCTTCATCCTCATGCTGGTCCTGGGCCTGTGCGCCGTGGGAGCGTCCCAGCCCGTGGGCGGGGACACCTGGCGCGTCGTCATCAAGGATGCCGCCGTGGTGGAGGGCGAAGTCGTCACCCTGGGCGACATCGGCAAGCCCATCGGGTTGGTGGATCAGGAGATCTGGCGGCAACTGGCCGTCACGCCGCTGTTCCAGTCGCCGTCGGAACGGGGCAAGCCCATGTTCGTGCAGCCGGATGCCATCCGTCAGGCGGTGGCCAAAAATCTTGGGGCGGCGGCCTCCATGGTGCTGGTGAACAAGCGCCTGGTGCTGCAGCGCGGCGGGCACGTGCTGGATCAGGAGACCCTCAAGGACGTGGTGGTCAGAACCTTGACGGACTTCTGCGCCGCCATGAACACGGATGTGGAATTTCGTGAGCTCAAGGGACCGGAGTTCATCTTTGTGGAAGACTCCTCCCACCGTCTGGACATCCAGCCCAGCCAGGCCACCTGCCAGCCAGGGCGCATCGGCTTTCGCATTCAGGAAATGACCCTGGATGGCCGCGTGGCCAAGGGCTACACGGGCAGCGTGTTTCTGGATGTGTGGCAGGAGATGGTGGTGGCGGCCCGGCCCCTTTCCAAGGGCGAGCCCATCACTGCGGATATGCTGACTGCAGCCCGCAAGAACGCCTCCTACGCCAAGACTGAACTGTGGGATGCCAATCTGCAGGCCGGCCCCTGGCGGTTGGCCCGCAGCGTGGGCCAGGGCCAGCCCCTGACCCGGGGGGATGTGGAACCGTTGCCGGCCGTGGCCAAGGGCGCTGCCGTGGAAATGCTCTTCCAGGGCCGCTACGTCACCCTGCGGGTGCCGGCCCTGGCCATGGGCGATGGCGCCGTGGGCGATCGCATTCTCGTCAAGAACACGCAAAGCAACCGCGACGTCTTCGCCACCGTTCGGGACGCCCGTACGGTCACCGTCCAATAA
- the flgG gene encoding flagellar basal-body rod protein FlgG produces MMRSLWTSATGMIAQQLNIDVISNNLANVNTTGFKKSRAEFEDLLYQDQKIAGTETEGGRRIPTGIQVGMGVRPTTVHKFFSQGDYQNTENPLDMAIEGDGFFLVDANGEEAYTRAGAFKLDNEGTIVTANGYTLQPEFTVPAETVNVVITQDGAITALDKNGDELAAANIPLYTFVNPAGLKATGRNLFVPTEASGDAVEGTPGENNVGTISQGFLEMSNVEIVDEMVNMIVGQRAYEINSKAIQTSDSMLQTATNLKR; encoded by the coding sequence ATGATGCGTTCCCTTTGGACGTCCGCCACGGGCATGATCGCCCAGCAGCTCAATATCGACGTCATCTCCAACAACCTGGCCAACGTGAATACCACCGGCTTCAAGAAAAGCCGCGCCGAGTTCGAGGACCTGCTGTATCAGGACCAGAAAATCGCCGGCACGGAAACAGAAGGCGGTCGCCGCATTCCCACGGGCATCCAGGTAGGCATGGGCGTGCGCCCCACCACGGTGCACAAGTTCTTCTCCCAGGGCGATTACCAGAACACCGAAAACCCCCTGGACATGGCCATCGAAGGCGACGGCTTTTTCCTGGTGGATGCCAACGGCGAGGAAGCCTACACCCGCGCCGGCGCGTTCAAGCTGGATAACGAAGGCACCATTGTCACTGCCAACGGCTACACCCTGCAGCCGGAATTCACCGTGCCGGCAGAGACGGTGAACGTGGTGATCACCCAGGACGGCGCCATCACCGCCCTGGACAAGAACGGCGACGAACTCGCCGCCGCAAACATCCCCCTGTACACCTTCGTCAACCCGGCCGGGCTCAAGGCCACGGGGCGCAACCTCTTTGTGCCCACGGAAGCCTCCGGCGACGCCGTGGAAGGCACGCCCGGGGAAAACAACGTGGGCACCATTTCCCAGGGATTCCTGGAAATGAGCAACGTGGAAATCGTGGATGAAATGGTCAACATGATCGTGGGCCAGCGCGCTTACGAAATCAACTCCAAGGCCATTCAGACCTCAGATTCCATGCTGCAGACCGCCACCAACCTCAAGCGGTAA
- a CDS encoding flagellar hook-basal body protein, with amino-acid sequence MRNDMISGLFGAMTCEYRMNIIANNLANAHTTGFKQEKLAFEDVFVSYAHDEIRQPVLSVREKELFPEAVNLAQVRLAGTKTDFSQGSFKNSENPLDVAISGPGFFKLQTDDGLLYTRNGNFHLTADGTLVNADGFEVQGDGGAIVLPPNTRVDINESGQIFADGALTAQLDVVEVQDPDVALEKYGQNLYRPREEGAVVEQEAQQSTVNQGFLEAANINIIEEMVNMIETQRAFEAYSKVMSNSNDTCLKSIAKVGKSTS; translated from the coding sequence ATGCGCAACGACATGATTTCCGGATTGTTTGGCGCCATGACGTGCGAGTACCGCATGAATATCATCGCCAACAATTTGGCGAATGCCCACACCACCGGCTTCAAGCAGGAGAAGCTCGCCTTTGAGGACGTCTTTGTCTCGTACGCGCACGACGAGATTCGCCAGCCCGTGCTCAGCGTACGGGAAAAGGAACTCTTCCCCGAGGCGGTGAACCTGGCGCAGGTGCGCCTGGCCGGCACGAAGACGGACTTCTCCCAGGGCTCCTTCAAGAACAGCGAAAACCCCTTGGACGTGGCCATTTCCGGCCCGGGATTCTTCAAGCTGCAGACTGACGACGGCCTGCTCTACACCAGAAACGGCAATTTTCACCTCACTGCTGACGGCACGTTGGTAAATGCCGATGGCTTTGAGGTGCAGGGCGACGGCGGCGCCATCGTGCTGCCACCCAATACCCGCGTGGACATCAACGAAAGCGGGCAGATCTTCGCCGACGGCGCGTTGACGGCCCAGCTGGATGTGGTGGAGGTCCAGGACCCGGATGTGGCCCTGGAGAAGTACGGCCAGAATCTGTACCGCCCGCGGGAGGAAGGCGCCGTGGTGGAACAGGAGGCGCAGCAATCCACCGTCAATCAGGGCTTTCTTGAGGCAGCCAACATCAACATCATCGAGGAGATGGTCAACATGATCGAGACCCAGCGGGCCTTCGAGGCCTATTCAAAGGTCATGTCCAACTCCAACGATACCTGCTTGAAGAGCATTGCCAAGGTGGGCAAGTCCACCTCCTAA
- a CDS encoding TRAP transporter substrate-binding protein, with protein sequence MERRDFLKKAGVGATAAAAATVVNAPYVHCQSKTAIKWRLQTYAGPALAEHVIKPQIDAFNKAAKGEMIIELYNSDQLVPTSELFRAMQRGTIDAVQSDDDSIGAPVDVAVFAAYFPFASRYSLDVPTLFNHYGLKEIWEEAYKEVQGVTWLGAGAWDPCNFATREPIRSMKDLSGKRVFTFPTGGRFLQRFGVVPVTLPWEDVQVALQTGELDGIAWSGITECYTVGWADVTKYYLTNNISGAWAGSYFANSEKWEALPEHLKTLFQLSMDSSNYYRLHWYWWGEAHYRTAGGKLELTSIPDAEWQTVEDEAFKFWDEIAAKSPRNAKVVGILKQYVDVMRRAGKPYRY encoded by the coding sequence ATGGAAAGACGTGATTTTCTCAAGAAAGCCGGCGTCGGCGCCACGGCTGCCGCAGCTGCCACCGTGGTCAACGCGCCGTATGTCCACTGCCAATCCAAAACCGCCATCAAGTGGCGGCTGCAGACATACGCCGGCCCGGCCCTGGCCGAACACGTCATCAAGCCGCAGATCGATGCGTTCAACAAGGCGGCCAAGGGCGAGATGATCATCGAGCTGTACAACTCCGACCAGCTCGTGCCCACCAGCGAACTGTTCCGCGCCATGCAGCGTGGCACCATTGATGCCGTACAAAGTGATGACGATTCCATCGGCGCGCCCGTGGATGTGGCCGTGTTTGCGGCCTATTTCCCCTTTGCCTCGCGCTATTCCCTGGATGTGCCCACCCTGTTCAACCACTACGGGCTCAAGGAAATCTGGGAAGAGGCGTACAAGGAAGTCCAGGGCGTGACCTGGCTTGGCGCCGGCGCCTGGGACCCCTGCAACTTCGCCACCCGCGAGCCCATCCGCAGCATGAAGGATTTGTCCGGCAAGCGGGTGTTTACCTTCCCCACTGGCGGCCGCTTCCTGCAGCGCTTTGGCGTGGTGCCCGTGACCCTGCCCTGGGAAGATGTGCAGGTGGCCCTGCAGACGGGCGAGCTGGACGGCATTGCCTGGTCCGGCATTACCGAATGCTACACCGTGGGCTGGGCCGATGTGACCAAGTACTACCTGACCAACAACATTTCCGGCGCCTGGGCCGGCTCCTATTTCGCCAATTCCGAAAAATGGGAAGCCCTGCCCGAGCATCTCAAGACGCTCTTCCAGCTCAGCATGGACAGCTCCAACTACTACCGCCTGCACTGGTACTGGTGGGGCGAGGCTCACTACCGCACCGCCGGCGGCAAGCTGGAACTGACGTCCATTCCCGACGCCGAATGGCAGACCGTGGAAGACGAAGCCTTCAAGTTCTGGGATGAAATTGCGGCCAAGAGCCCCCGCAACGCCAAGGTGGTGGGCATCCTCAAGCAGTATGTCGATGTCATGCGCCGGGCGGGCAAGCCGTACCGCTACTAG
- a CDS encoding TRAP transporter small permease subunit: MLRPIRAYVRFVDALNTIVGKFAMLLIFLMMGILLCESISRTFFNAPHIWTMESAQYTMAAYYMLGGGFSMLLRAHVRMDVLYGRWFTKTKAKVDRFTIFCMIFYLIVLLYGGISSTAYSLEYGQHSRTAWAPPLAPVKIVMCIGIILMLLQAIATFFKDLAKARGEEL, from the coding sequence TTGCTCCGGCCAATTCGAGCCTATGTACGGTTTGTGGACGCGCTGAACACCATCGTGGGCAAGTTCGCCATGCTGCTGATCTTCCTCATGATGGGGATCCTGCTGTGCGAATCCATTTCCCGGACCTTTTTCAACGCCCCGCACATCTGGACCATGGAATCCGCCCAATACACCATGGCGGCCTATTACATGCTCGGCGGCGGCTTTTCCATGCTCTTGCGGGCGCATGTGCGCATGGACGTGCTGTACGGCCGCTGGTTCACCAAAACCAAGGCCAAGGTGGACCGCTTCACCATCTTCTGCATGATCTTCTATCTGATTGTCCTGCTGTACGGCGGCATCTCCAGCACGGCGTATTCCCTGGAATACGGCCAGCACAGCCGCACGGCCTGGGCGCCGCCCCTGGCTCCTGTCAAAATCGTCATGTGCATCGGCATCATCCTGATGCTCCTGCAGGCCATCGCCACCTTTTTCAAGGATCTGGCCAAAGCGCGCGGTGAGGAGTTGTGA
- a CDS encoding TRAP transporter large permease, with protein sequence MSYEMIALMMFSSLVMLLLTGQRFFGAVGCVAAAASMLLWGDGGAEMPFNAAIVLLNWYPLLTLPLFIFMGYILSESGIASDLYKMFHVFMGPIPGGLALGTIILMVAISAMNGLSVAGMAIGSSIALPEMLKRGYDKRMVSGVIQAGSSLGIMIPPSIVLVLYGMIARQPVGQLWLAGVFPGLLLATLFALYIIIRCKLQPQMGPALSAEDRQMPRKEKLKLLGAGVMPLFIIFSVTGLFMMGVTNLVESSAVGAAAAMIAAGAKRRLSRKVMMSSLYSTLGVSCMFMWIIMAALSFGAVFDGLGAVNAIKSVFLEQWGLSPWGVLIMMQISYIIMGMFLDDTAMLVIVAPLYIPLIIQLGFNPVWYGVLYTITCQIAYMTPPFGYNLFLMKAMAPPQITLVDIYASIVPFVIVMATGLGLIMAFPEIATFLPDLFYAK encoded by the coding sequence ATGAGTTATGAAATGATTGCGCTGATGATGTTCTCCTCCCTCGTGATGCTGCTGCTCACGGGGCAGCGCTTCTTCGGGGCCGTGGGCTGCGTGGCCGCGGCGGCCTCCATGCTGCTATGGGGCGATGGCGGGGCGGAAATGCCCTTCAACGCCGCCATTGTGCTGCTGAACTGGTACCCGCTGCTCACCCTGCCGCTGTTCATCTTCATGGGGTACATCCTCTCGGAATCCGGCATCGCCAGCGACCTGTACAAGATGTTCCACGTGTTCATGGGACCCATTCCCGGCGGCCTGGCCCTGGGGACCATCATCCTCATGGTGGCCATCTCGGCCATGAACGGGCTCTCCGTGGCCGGCATGGCCATTGGCAGCAGCATCGCCCTGCCGGAAATGCTCAAACGCGGCTACGACAAACGGATGGTCTCCGGCGTCATCCAGGCCGGCAGCTCGTTGGGGATCATGATTCCCCCCAGCATCGTGCTGGTGCTCTACGGGATGATCGCCCGACAGCCCGTGGGCCAACTGTGGCTGGCTGGCGTGTTCCCCGGCCTGCTGCTGGCCACCCTGTTCGCCCTGTACATCATCATTCGCTGCAAGCTGCAGCCGCAGATGGGCCCGGCCTTGAGTGCCGAAGATCGCCAGATGCCCCGCAAGGAGAAGCTCAAGCTGCTGGGTGCAGGCGTGATGCCGCTGTTCATCATCTTTTCGGTGACGGGCCTGTTCATGATGGGCGTGACCAACCTGGTGGAAAGCTCCGCCGTAGGCGCGGCCGCCGCCATGATTGCCGCCGGAGCCAAGCGCCGGCTGAGCCGCAAGGTGATGATGAGTTCCTTGTACAGCACCCTGGGCGTGAGCTGCATGTTCATGTGGATCATCATGGCGGCCCTGAGCTTCGGCGCGGTGTTCGACGGCCTGGGCGCGGTGAACGCCATCAAGTCCGTCTTCCTGGAGCAGTGGGGGCTTTCGCCCTGGGGCGTGCTGATCATGATGCAGATCTCCTACATCATCATGGGCATGTTCCTGGACGACACGGCCATGCTGGTCATCGTGGCGCCGCTGTACATCCCGCTCATCATCCAGCTGGGCTTCAACCCGGTCTGGTACGGCGTGCTGTACACCATCACCTGCCAGATCGCCTACATGACCCCGCCCTTCGGCTACAACCTGTTCCTGATGAAAGCCATGGCCCCGCCACAAATCACCCTGGTGGACATCTACGCCTCCATCGTGCCATTCGTCATTGTCATGGCCACCGGGCTGGGGCTGATCATGGCGTTCCCCGAAATCGCCACCTTCCTGCCCGACCTGTTCTACGCCAAATAG
- a CDS encoding ethanolamine ammonia-lyase subunit EutB, which produces MTASSRTSLKELLAKATPLRSGDVLAGVAAQTEEERVRAQMALADVPLTRFLNECVVPYEADEVTRLIIDTHDADAFAPVRSFTVGQLRDWLLTEAADAPTLVALAPGLTPEMVAAVSKLMRLQDLILVASKCRVVTRFRNTIGLSGTFSVRLQPNHPTDDLKGIAASTLDGLCYGCGDAVIGINPATDSLDNIIRISELLDGLITRFAIPAQTCVLTHVTTTMEAIARGAPVDLCFQSIAGTQQANASFGISLALLQEALEATRSLQRGTVGNNVMYFETGQGSALSAGAHHGVDQQTLEVRAYAVARRFEPLLVNTVVGFIGPEYLYNGKQILRAGLEDHCCGKLLGLPMGVDVCYTNHAEADQDDMDALLTLLGTAGCTFVMGIPGADDIMLNYQSTSFHDAAYLRRLLGRTPAPEFAAWLETVGVLDPDGRLLPVAAGNRLLALSDGIR; this is translated from the coding sequence ATGACAGCATCCTCCCGAACTTCCCTGAAGGAACTGCTGGCCAAGGCCACGCCCCTGCGATCCGGGGACGTGCTGGCCGGCGTGGCCGCGCAGACCGAGGAAGAACGCGTCCGGGCCCAGATGGCCCTGGCCGACGTGCCGCTGACGCGATTTCTCAACGAATGCGTTGTCCCGTATGAAGCGGACGAGGTCACCCGGCTGATCATCGACACCCACGACGCAGACGCCTTCGCCCCGGTGCGATCTTTCACCGTGGGCCAGCTGCGTGACTGGCTGCTGACAGAGGCCGCCGACGCGCCCACCCTGGTCGCCCTGGCCCCGGGCCTGACCCCGGAAATGGTGGCCGCCGTGAGCAAGCTCATGCGGCTGCAGGATCTCATCCTGGTGGCCTCCAAGTGCCGGGTGGTGACGCGTTTTCGCAATACCATCGGCCTGTCCGGCACCTTTTCCGTGCGCCTGCAGCCCAATCACCCCACGGACGACCTCAAAGGCATCGCCGCCTCCACCCTGGACGGGCTGTGCTATGGCTGCGGCGATGCCGTGATCGGCATCAACCCCGCCACGGACAGTCTGGACAACATCATCCGCATCTCCGAGCTGCTGGACGGGCTCATCACCCGGTTTGCCATCCCGGCCCAGACCTGCGTGCTCACCCACGTCACCACCACCATGGAGGCCATCGCCCGCGGCGCGCCCGTGGATCTCTGCTTCCAGTCCATCGCCGGCACGCAGCAGGCCAATGCCAGTTTCGGCATCAGCCTGGCCCTGCTGCAGGAGGCCCTGGAAGCCACGCGATCCCTGCAGCGCGGCACGGTGGGCAACAACGTCATGTACTTCGAAACCGGCCAGGGCAGCGCCCTGTCTGCCGGGGCGCATCATGGGGTGGATCAGCAGACCCTGGAAGTCCGGGCCTATGCCGTGGCCCGGCGCTTTGAACCGCTGCTGGTGAACACCGTGGTGGGCTTCATCGGGCCGGAATATCTGTACAACGGCAAGCAGATTCTGCGCGCCGGCCTGGAGGACCACTGCTGCGGCAAGCTCCTGGGCCTGCCCATGGGCGTGGATGTCTGCTACACCAACCACGCCGAGGCCGACCAGGACGACATGGACGCCCTGCTGACCCTCCTGGGCACGGCCGGCTGCACATTCGTCATGGGCATTCCCGGCGCCGACGACATCATGCTCAATTACCAGTCCACCTCCTTTCACGATGCCGCCTACCTGCGCCGGCTCCTGGGCCGGACGCCTGCGCCGGAGTTCGCCGCCTGGCTGGAAACCGTGGGCGTGCTCGATCCCGACGGCCGGCTGCTGCCCGTGGCCGCCGGCAACCGGCTGCTGGCCTTGTCCGACGGCATCCGCTGA
- the eutC gene encoding ethanolamine ammonia-lyase subunit EutC, with protein sequence MDDTKHPAPAVAPVTADPWAGLRQFTDARIALGRCGSSLPLAESLRFRLDHARARDAVLAPFRREEIAARLAGAGIPCLELDSAVADRNEYLTRPDKGRTLRPDSATLLQAQPAGFDLCLVIADGLSSLAIHENAVPFARAFLTALAPSGLTVGPVCVVRHGRVAVADDIGALLQARLSVILIGERPGLSSPDSMGVYLTWNPRPGTTDEARNCISNVRRGGLPLIEGVRKLCYLVEEAFRMHGSGVGLKDRMPAGHLPFGRELQLPE encoded by the coding sequence ATGGACGACACCAAGCACCCTGCTCCTGCCGTCGCGCCCGTTACGGCAGACCCCTGGGCCGGCCTCCGGCAGTTCACCGACGCCCGCATCGCCCTGGGCCGTTGCGGATCCAGCCTGCCCCTGGCCGAGAGCCTGCGCTTCCGGCTGGACCATGCCCGGGCCCGGGATGCCGTGCTGGCGCCCTTCCGCCGCGAGGAGATCGCCGCCCGGCTGGCCGGGGCCGGCATCCCCTGTCTGGAACTGGATTCGGCCGTCGCCGACCGCAACGAATACCTGACCCGCCCGGACAAGGGCCGGACCCTGCGTCCCGACTCCGCAACGCTGCTGCAGGCGCAGCCGGCCGGCTTCGACCTGTGTCTGGTCATCGCCGACGGGCTCTCGTCCCTGGCCATCCACGAAAACGCCGTGCCCTTCGCCCGGGCCTTCCTGACCGCCCTGGCGCCCTCGGGGCTGACGGTGGGGCCGGTCTGCGTGGTACGGCATGGCCGCGTGGCCGTGGCCGACGACATCGGCGCGCTGCTTCAGGCCAGGCTGTCGGTGATCCTCATCGGCGAGCGGCCCGGCCTGAGTTCGCCGGACTCCATGGGCGTCTACCTCACCTGGAATCCGCGCCCCGGCACCACGGACGAAGCCCGCAACTGCATTTCCAACGTCCGCCGCGGCGGCCTGCCCCTCATCGAGGGCGTGCGCAAACTCTGCTATCTGGTGGAAGAAGCCTTCCGCATGCACGGCAGCGGCGTGGGCCTCAAGGACCGCATGCCCGCCGGCCACCTGCCCTTCGGGCGGGAGCTGCAATTGCCGGAATAG
- a CDS encoding SMP-30/gluconolactonase/LRE family protein has translation MALSQQIPAFVGHWGNDGQFSAPWGIAVGADGSVYVADTWNHRIQKFSASGVLQAKWGSQGSDDGQFDLPSGIAVDADGSVYVADTANNRIQKFSSSGVFQDKWGGEGSEDGQLSAPSGIAVSPNGSVYVADLGNHRIQKFSSSGVFQTKWGDEGSGDAQFSSPAGIAVGPEGSVYVTDKINNCVQKFSSSGELQAKWGSNGWGDGQLSYVAGIAVGADGSVYVADQGNHRIQKFSPSGVFRAKWGNNGNGDGQFSSPYGLAVGPDGSIYVTDSGNDRIQKFASSGVFLAKWGSDGSVAGQLSAPYGLAVGADGSVYVADSSNHRIQKFSASGVFLAKWGSIGSGAVQFYTPDGLAVGPDGSIYVVDSGNHRIQKFSASGAFLTRWGSAGVGDGQFSSPSGIAIGPDGSVYVVDSGNHRIQQFSASGAFLAKWGSEGYSTGQFSSPSGIAMGPDGAVYVVDRGHFSVQKFSSSGVFLAKWGNWGSGDGQFNRPSGIAVGADGSVYVADTENHRIQQFSASGEFLDKWGSEGVGAGQFASPTNLAVGTDGSVYVADTGNDRISVFKYDETSGVSAFLPSLHLLLLQ, from the coding sequence ATGGCCTTGTCGCAACAAATCCCTGCCTTTGTCGGGCACTGGGGTAACGACGGGCAGTTCTCCGCCCCCTGGGGCATCGCCGTGGGGGCGGACGGCTCGGTCTACGTGGCAGACACGTGGAATCACCGCATCCAGAAGTTCTCCGCATCCGGTGTGCTCCAGGCCAAGTGGGGCAGTCAAGGCAGCGACGACGGGCAGTTCGACCTCCCCTCTGGCATCGCCGTGGATGCAGACGGCTCAGTCTACGTGGCAGACACAGCCAACAACCGCATCCAGAAGTTCTCCTCGTCCGGCGTGTTCCAGGACAAGTGGGGCGGTGAGGGCAGCGAAGACGGACAACTCTCCGCCCCCTCCGGCATCGCCGTGAGTCCGAACGGCTCGGTCTACGTGGCGGACTTGGGCAACCACCGCATCCAGAAATTCTCCTCGTCGGGGGTGTTCCAGACCAAGTGGGGCGACGAGGGCAGCGGCGACGCACAATTCTCCTCCCCCGCTGGCATCGCGGTGGGGCCGGAGGGTTCGGTCTACGTGACGGACAAAATCAACAACTGTGTCCAGAAGTTCTCCTCGTCCGGGGAGCTCCAGGCCAAGTGGGGCAGCAATGGTTGGGGGGACGGGCAACTCTCCTACGTCGCTGGCATCGCCGTGGGTGCGGACGGCTCGGTCTACGTGGCGGACCAGGGCAACCATCGCATTCAGAAGTTCTCCCCATCTGGTGTCTTTCGGGCCAAATGGGGCAACAATGGCAACGGCGACGGACAATTCTCCTCCCCCTATGGCCTCGCTGTGGGTCCAGACGGCTCGATCTACGTGACGGATTCTGGCAATGACCGCATCCAGAAATTCGCCTCGTCCGGGGTGTTCCTGGCCAAGTGGGGCAGCGATGGCAGCGTCGCCGGACAGTTGTCCGCCCCCTATGGCCTCGCTGTGGGTGCGGATGGCTCTGTCTACGTAGCGGATTCCAGCAATCACCGCATCCAGAAGTTCTCCGCATCCGGGGTGTTCCTGGCCAAATGGGGCAGCATCGGCTCCGGCGCCGTGCAGTTCTACACCCCCGATGGCCTCGCCGTGGGGCCGGACGGCTCGATCTACGTGGTGGATTCTGGCAACCACCGCATCCAAAAGTTCTCGGCGTCCGGTGCGTTCCTGACCAGATGGGGCAGCGCGGGCGTTGGCGACGGGCAGTTCTCCTCCCCCTCCGGCATCGCCATAGGGCCGGACGGCTCGGTCTACGTGGTGGATTCTGGCAACCACCGCATCCAGCAGTTTTCCGCGTCCGGTGCGTTCCTGGCCAAGTGGGGCAGTGAGGGCTACAGCACCGGGCAGTTCTCCTCCCCCTCCGGCATCGCCATGGGGCCGGACGGTGCGGTCTATGTGGTGGATCGTGGCCATTTTAGCGTCCAGAAGTTCTCCTCGTCCGGCGTGTTCCTGGCCAAATGGGGCAACTGGGGCAGCGGCGACGGGCAGTTCAACAGGCCCTCCGGCATCGCCGTGGGTGCGGATGGCTCAGTGTACGTGGCAGACACCGAGAATCACCGCATCCAGCAGTTTTCCGCGTCCGGTGAGTTCCTGGACAAATGGGGCAGCGAGGGCGTGGGGGCTGGGCAATTCGCTTCCCCAACCAACCTCGCCGTGGGGACGGACGGTTCGGTCTACGTGGCGGATACTGGCAATGATCGCATTTCCGTCTTCAAATATGACGAGACATCTGGTGTGAGCGCCTTCCTCCCGTCGCTGCACCTGCTGCTTTTGCAATAA